A genomic segment from Aspergillus puulaauensis MK2 DNA, chromosome 1, nearly complete sequence encodes:
- a CDS encoding WD repeat protein (COG:G;~EggNog:ENOG410PGH2;~InterPro:IPR036322,IPR019775,IPR015943,IPR001680, IPR021772,IPR020472,IPR017986;~PFAM:PF00400,PF11816;~go_function: GO:0005515 - protein binding [Evidence IEA]), translating to MARKLSHQRVTYVLPPADAPGGHRLGINSLAIDPERSTLYSAGRDGVICSWDLDLPSLPSSSASKPGPTKFRNQVQAHTHWINDIVLTQNNSALVSASSDTTVRLWRPHSETTDVPEPIGKHTDYVKALASPGSQSTWVASGGLDHKVSLWDLNGKGQILSIGAAGTDEGAKGSVYALGAVSSVVASGGPEKLVRVWDPKSGKLITKFVGHTDNIRDILINSDGDTIMTASSDQTVKIWSLTAGRCMHTLTMHNDSVWSLYSNHPNLSVFYSSDRSGLVAKTDTRNASDIEQGICVAAVQEHEGVIKAVAAGDHIWTATPTSSINRWGDIDTTAEIDAPKVIGDPSDANEKESNKSSPKEKPTTIPYESLLLLSNTSILPSARIPQASNAVANGQPSSPRPDIEEELGITLPVFSLPEETVEGQHGLIKHCLLNDRKRTLTQDSAGEVILWDLLRCVPIKSFGKRHMDDVELEVNTTESVAHWCTIDIRTGRLSVILEPGRCFDAEIYADEAQLADYSQIREDQRLNLGKWALRWLFAPLVDEQVKRDAEYRAEAKAKAEEMAKSHSQTAPVDIPGKLSVPVPPDPSSAPGRSGYDSFGSPTTPGFGIGFATSPGSLTASVLNHGHNTHNNMGTSPGESSDYLMSHQSADVARSSMSDRSSDYFSSPKTQATPAEPDKSLSTPGGEQTPTATSASEPDKEERKKSSSSRFGKKFRMDFPKKLGRTSSEAKPQIQEEKVEEPEMTSVKEEKVFENNLSGFIERVHHDYEEYLSANPSQDLASAFAPSDESETPLLDIPNRTVVFIQEESGDSVVATDIYRGTVENISQDREKLEKAMPLWLADLLLRNQMPFKEPVKVAFTLKPYDDSLPPVVKPDPPSFNGNTNNSRLNANRMLRAKKILAYVSERIEEPTNDPVQDAMKPEDYLELYCHNILITPNMTLATIRALHWRNSTDMVLHYKATDKKAIRLIGSDKGNNPKESPGIEEPQSNQQPQSESGGAGAAAHVEDAGASQGSTASGPASVNNS from the exons ATGGCACGCAAACTGAGCCATCAAAGGGTCACATATG TGCTCCCTCCGGCTGATGCACCCGGTGGTCATCGGCTGGGTATCAATAGCTTAGCGATAGACCCGGAGAGATCGACCCT CTACTCGGCTGGTCGCGATGGAGTGATATGCTCGTGGGACCTCGACCTTCCCTCGCTTCCCTCGTCCTCAGCCTCGAAACCCGGTCCGACCAAGTTTCGTAATCAGGTTCAGGCGCACACGCACTGGATCAACGACATCGTCTTAACCCAGAACAATTCTGCCCTCGTTAGTGCCTCGTCGGACACCACGGTTAGGCTATGGCGGCCTCACTCCGAGACTACCGATGTCCCCGAGCCCATCGGTAAACACACCGACTACGTCAAGGCGCTTGCGAGCCCAGGATCCCAGTCAACATGGGTTGCGTCGGGCGGCTTGGATCACAAAGTCAGTTTGTGGGACCTCAATGGCAAAGGGCAAATCCTTAGCATAGGTGCCGCTGGTACGGATGAAGGTGCGAAAGGCTCGGTCTACGCTTTGGGTGCTGTCTCTTCCGTCGTGGCTAGTGGTGGACCTGAAAAGCTGGTGAGGGTGTGGGATCCGAAGTCCGGAAAATTGATCACGAAATTCGTTGGGCATACGGACAACATCCGAGATATTCTAATCAATAGTGACGGTGATACGATTATGACGGCGTCTTCGGACCAGACTGTCAAGATCTGGTCTCTGACGGCAGGCCGATGCATGCATACGCTGACTATGCACAACGATAGCGTCTGGTCGCTTTATTCGAACCATCCCAACCTTTCCGTCTTTTACTCTAGCGACCGTTCCGGTCTGGTTGCCAAAACTGATACGAGGAATGCTTCCGATATTGAACAGGGTATTTGTGTGGCTGCAGTACAGGAGCATGAGGGCGTAATCAAGGCTGTAGCAGCTGGAGACCACATCTGGACTGCAACGCCGACTTCTAGCATCAATCGCTGGGGTGACATTGATACGACTGCGGAGATTGACGCTCCCAAAGTGATTGGCGATCCTTCAGACGCGAACGAAAAAGAGTCAAACAAGTCGTCGCCAAAGGAAAAACCAACAACGATACCTTACGAGTcacttttgcttctttccaACACGTCTATACTACCTAGTGCACGGATACCCCAAGCATCCAACGCGGTTGCAAATGGTCAGCCATCCTCGCCGCGACCGGACATTGAGGAGGAACTAGGCATCACACTTCCCGTCTTTTCTCTGCCTGAAGAGACAGTAGAGGGTCAGCATGGACTAATCAAGCACTGTCTGTTGAATGACCGGAAACGCACATTAACACAAGATTCCGCTGGCGAAGTCATTTTATGGGATTTACTTAGG TGTGTACCTATCAAGTCATTCGGCAAACGTCATATGGATGATGTGGAATTGGAAGTCAACACTACTGAGAGTGTCGCACACTGGTGCACGATTGATATTCGAACGGGGAGGCTGTCTGTAATACTCGAGCCAGGAAGGTGTTTCGACGCAGAAATATACGCGGATGAGGCTCAGCTAGCAGACTATTCTCAAATACGGGAGGATCAAAGAT TGAACTTGGGAAAGTGGGCCTTACGTTGGCTCTTTGCTCCGTTGGTGGATGAACAGGTCAAGCGTGACGCCGAATACCGTGCTGAAGCGAAAGCTAAAGCggaggaaatggccaagTCACATAGTCAGACCGCGCCAGTGGATATCCCAGGGAAGTTAAGCGTGCCGGTACCGCCAGATCCATCCTCCGCTCCTGGACGCTCGGGTTATGATTCATTCGGCAGTCCCACCACCCCTGGTTTTGGAATAGGCTTTGCCACAAGCCCCGGTTCATTGACGGCGTCAGTTCTAAACCACGGGCATAACACCCACAATAACATGGGGACGTCTCCAGGAGAGTCTTCTGATTATTTAATGTCACATCAAAGTGCGGATGTGGCGAGGAGCTCCATGTCGGATAGGTCGAGCGACTACTTCTCGTCTCCCAAAACTCAAGCAAcacctgcagaacccgaCAAGTCCTTGTCCACACCAGGAGGAGAGCAGACACCAACTGCTACTTCGGCCAGTGAGCCTGATAAGGAGGAACgcaagaagagcagcagctcacGCTTTGGAAAGAAGTTCCGGATGGACTTCCCCAAGAAGCTGGGGCGTACCTCGTCTGAAGCCAAGCCGCAGATACAAGAAGAAAAGGTAGAGGAGCCTGAGATGACATCcgtgaaggaggagaaggtttTCGAAAACAACCTCAGCGGCTTTATTGAGCGAGTACATCACGATTATGAGGAATATCTTTCCGCCAATCCAAGCCAAGATCTGGCATCGGCGTTTGCCCCTAGCGACGAGAGCGAGACACCCCTGCTGGATATACCAAATCGCACTGTAGTCTTTATCCAAGAAGAATCTGGCGATTCGGTTGTGGCCACCGATATTTACAGAGGTACTGTTGAAAATATCAGCCAGGATAGGGAGAAACTTGAGAAAGCCATGCCGCTGTGGCTAGCCGATTTGCTACTCAGG AACCAAATGCCCTTCAAGGAGCCCGTCAAAGTCGCATTCACACTGAAACCATACGACGACTCCCTACCACCAGTCGTCAAACCAGACCC GCCTAGCTTCAATGGCAACACAAACAACTCCCGCCTGAACGCCAACCGAATGCTTCGGGCCAAGAAAATATTAGCATACGTATCGGAGCGCATCGAAGAACCGACCAACGACCCGGTACAAGATGCAATGAAACCCGAGGATTACCTTGAGCTGTACTGTCATAACATT CTCATAACCCCCAACATGACTCTTGCCACTATAAGAGCGCTCCACTGGCGCAACAGCACCGATATGGTTCTCCATTACAAGGCTACCGACAAAAAGGCAATTCGACTGATAGGGTCTGACAAAGGCAACAATCCCAAGGAAAGCCCAGGAATTGAGGaaccccaatccaaccaacaaccccagtCCGAGTCAggcggagccggagctgctGCCCATGTCGAGGATGCCGGGGCTTCACAGGGCAGCACGGCTTCAGGACCTGCCTCTGTAAATAACAGTTGA
- a CDS encoding tRNA lysidine(34) synthetase (COG:D;~EggNog:ENOG410PPDA;~InterPro:IPR012094,IPR011063,IPR012795;~PFAM:PF01171;~go_function: GO:0000166 - nucleotide binding [Evidence IEA];~go_function: GO:0005524 - ATP binding [Evidence IEA];~go_function: GO:0016879 - ligase activity, forming carbon-nitrogen bonds [Evidence IEA];~go_process: GO:0008033 - tRNA processing [Evidence IEA]) → MDPFQPHSLYQLTQFISPTRTIHGPPYMAAPCLLRSKSTGAITVPQFADALNRTWLESCRFRPGTTSVVPRRLGLAISGGADSMALAYLCRQWERQKQTQARGVNVNSNNGDEASVTAFVVDHKAREESTQEANTVASWLRELGITTQILPLDWTGIRLSAFETQARRLRFQALGQACRNRGIEALLMGHHQDDNVETTIWRLCSGARGAGLAGISPLARIPECHGLHGVSGSGETFTVDADEFIQSQRQSPAPGRQSSARVSTGGILICRPLLSFPKADLVATCQENKVPFVSDPTNFDPTLTPRNAIRSLLSSNSLPRALQNPSVLSLVDHSRSLIHDSHRFSDGILESQCRLLSLRLASGSITVQFRSLPPSSTEAQQQGIPPQRLHEIQALTLRRITELVSPFPDNHFPFSSFEGFTSRVFRSPATTAQATEEKMGKKQKPFTLGGVLFRPLDPSNTNTSTTTTTTTTPNDDDGAGAGNGDTSWLLTRQPYMRHRDPILHFNVPSPAPPKSPEQESHIPWTLWDNRFWIRASIVPRQDPLASQYTSSIPHYQHGDEGPSSNSTPVPTRTPSANNEERSKESRIHLVIRPLRQSDISTLRQVHTKKSKRKGQNTNPVCEGECENEDSIGVAAFFAKLDQEAPGQSRFTVPVLAIAEGEADGVVGAVDVPLALPTIDLMFPRLEFRGWRITWEWKYKMIDLESLKLMGSV, encoded by the exons ATGGATCCATTTCAACCTCATTCCCTATATCAACTCACCCAATTTATATCCCCAACACGCACAATACATGGACCACCATACATGGCAGCACCATGTCTTTTGCGGTCAAAAAGCACAGGCGCAATTACTGTCCCGCAATTCGCCGACGCGCTCAATCGAACATGGCTTGAATCGTGTCGTTTTCGCCCGGGGACGACATCAGTCGTGCCCCGTAGATTAG GTCTAGCTATCAGTGGGGGAGCAGATTCCATGGCCTTGGCATATCTATGCAGGCAGTGGGAGAGACAGAAGCAAACCCAAGCCCGGGGCGTCAATGTTAATAGCAATAACGGGGATGAGGCGAGCGTCACGGCTTTTGTCGTCGACCATAAGGCTCGAGAGGAAAGTACCCAGGAAGCAAACACTGTTGCGAGCTGGCTTAGAGAACTGG GTATCACGACCCAGATCCTCCCGCTAGACTGGACGGGCATCAGACTTTCTGCGTTCGAAACGCAGGCACGTCGCTTGAGATTCCAGGCGCTGGGACAGGCCTGTAGGAACCGGGGCATTGAAGCACTACTTATGGGTCATCACCAGGATGACAACGTCGAGACTACGATTTGGAGACTTTGCTCTGGTGCCCGCGGCGCAGGACTAGCGGGTATTTCTCCTCTTGCGAGGATTCCAGAGTGTCATGGTCTTCACGGAGTGTCGGGGAGTGGGGAGACTTTCACTGTGGATGCTGATGAATTTATCCAATCTCAACGCCAAAGCCCAGCTCCAGGCCGGCAGAGCAGTGCGCGGGTATCAACAGGCGGAATCCTCATTTGTCGAccactcctctccttcccTAAAGCGGATCTCGTCGCAACGTGTCAGGAGAATAAAGTCCCGTTCGTTTCGGACCCAACCAATTTTGACCCTACCCTTACGCCTCGCAATGCGATCCGCTCGCTTCTGTCGTCTAATTCTCTACCACGTGCTCTACAGAACCCGTCTGTCCTATCTTTAGTCGACCACAGCCGGAGCTTAATCCATGACTCGCACCGTTTCTCCGATGGTATTCTTGAATCCCAATGCAGGCTACTCAGTCTCCGGCTCGCTTCGGGGTCCATCACGGTCCAGTTTAGATCTCTACCACCATCTTCTACGGAGGCTCAACAACAAGGGATACCACCTCAGCGCCTCCACGAAATCCAAGCCCTCACTCTTCGTCGGATAACGGAACTCGTCTCCCCGTTTCCAGACAACCATTTCCCATTCAGTAGTTTTGAAGGGTTCACCAGTCGTGTCTTCCGTTCTCCGGCCACCACAGCACAAGCAACTGAAGAGAAAATGGGGAAGAAGCAAAAACCATTTACGTTAGGCGGCGTGCTCTTCCGCCCCCTGGATCCCTCGAATACCAACACATCTacgacgacaacaacaacaacaacacctaatgacgatgatggtgctggtgctggcaaCGGCGACACGAGCTGGCTCCTAACTCGCCAACCATACATGCGTCATCGCGACCCAATCCTCCACTTCAATGTACCAAGCCCAGCCCCACCAAAAAGCCCAGAACAAGAATCACATATACCCTGGACACTATGGGATAACCGCTTCTGGATCCGTGCTTCGATCGTCCCTAGACAAGATCCTTTGGCGTCTCAATATACCTCATCAATTCCCCATTATCAACATGGAGACGAAGGGCCATCCTCCAATTCTACTCCCGTACCTACTCGGACACCATCCGCAAACAACGAGGAGCGTTCCAAAGAAAGCCGAATCCACCTTGTTATTCGCCCTCTCCGCCAATCAGATATCTCCACCCTCCGCCAAGTGCATACCAAAAAGTCAAAAAGAAAGGGGCAAAATACCAATCCTGTATGTGAGGGTGAGTGCGAAAATGAAGACAGCATTGGTGTAGCTGCATTTTTTGCAAAACTAGATCAGGAAGCTCCGGGGCAATCACGGTTTACGGTTCCAGTCCTTGCTATTGCGGAGGGTGAAGCTGATGGCGTGGTGGGAGCCGTTGATGTGCCGTTGGCCCTGCCAACAATTGATCTGATGTTTCCGAGGCTGGAGTTTAGGGGTTGGAGAATAACCTGGGAATGGAAGTATAAGATGATTGACCTTGAATCATTAAAGTTAATGGGGTCAGTATAA
- a CDS encoding putative Rho guanyl nucleotide exchange factor (COG:T;~EggNog:ENOG410PGG5;~InterPro:IPR000219,IPR035899,IPR021895;~PFAM:PF12015,PF00621;~go_function: GO:0005085 - guanyl-nucleotide exchange factor activity [Evidence IEA]), which translates to MATPSCAPSDLPLDQLSLYHVSDPSLSSIFVFYGPVSTANATVSSSRIQAHILTPAGFHSYPRITVSPAAPLYAAVNHLPRDKQGDEVCRALAVSMLKYFAELSDPAKECLQALARAGKPGGQIPKMFDEMHAADLANRMVKVENTTDIVRDIRGAFQERKIPWVDVDVVLPSGTIQPPEQAEHDAHTADEPTDTKDTADVNYGKYSALIRALGTPMFLPTSRLKRAPSQPTNVSRSKVFSQNQKQSLRLTMCEVVDTEERYVSKLYSLVCEVAEEFRARAQGKSASSTSPNESDLATLFPPCLNEIYNVNMGFLDVIRNVLEDTERDAIADITEDTELPASTSQRSLEDEPDAIGAVAFANALLEWFPKFSQPYGDYMRAHNAFTQTLNSFMRDKNSSFSRRVYETGEQKLRSLLMEPVQRLPRYSLLIDTMTGSLPLVHPAVRPLLKARDIIKDICSLDDPSSTNHDQGFRRLKELVDGWPSTILPTGRLITAVDFHGLSSPYHLDLSDAVSDAGIMLLYKNCLVLLSKAPESRMTARGLMAELDNASSTAQGVAGPLASSAEIRVVQVYDLHTVRCMQSTCGRILFLAPASVASKPNQNTSVDLLALEPISMYGGRAGRIVEEIIKAKIEGRFSEKERESGKWSLRNPTGTVGNLGILACVFEDEQGVETSRPAPSKIRVVFDTPRALCSQTLGNSDLEVIILVSLLGEDQYRVNVDSIVGTGSSDIVTVDGFVPVLSKRLLNILQPLHDTPNRHMTESLVHSNFAIIKYLAGHLIGQFKTPRGFRPPSPTKLIANLLGGGHSRDSSTSSSKAPGSATLHGEFPKMPPPRAHVSRSNTLPSSFPGKEETPVKNSVAGTTSSKVSDSPFTVLEQAFAAYVLALQSRSGNIVGRTLRTRDNVDRSSVNELYNVLLEDPARLQAAAEVAVDTLFVAFETFMANAWKEHMGPVIDPTGLRILQGQFDAMFPREFEECFRKFVADMSPQNRRALASLIRLLADLLDASGSDGDRGALTAAFAEILTIEGDPMQHVSLLDRLVDDFDHLFDEFVPSGSSLDGILTGDLTKPTTQTPGSVGSNASSFRKRFGFGIHRENSGEGKVASILRTLSKNKGPNDSEPGTPRGSLLVRSKSIDLDTSLSSLLRPGSRDRSGASISQELIRRPESAQEDPPTSIKSTSGSGVVRVRRKRRSSLSDLRPGTASTDVSNLSPSQAARPTTPGSSSTNLQTDLLTPSKTARPQTSHGSGSTNRSTSPLKGSPPPRQGSPSRRSPVRPVTPSRKENVDPRYSTIDRSPRKRIEESLSPSLEPKRRSAVPSSKAPVLKERPGHINGSETTRPLSSSSLTKSQRLRLQSPQKLRDRLQGEKKAQSFAQLGLKDELELIGQELRGFRPSPTRQQTDSEIQGTSDDTSAAALSARMRNLELAFETLSGDLNNRTSTMEKDLESSLVVSEKRAKKLDELYREASAENEALYGRFNSELSKLAKDVRTSDGEDALKTQLSSAMDEIGRLKKENFRLKREVGGLRAQQAAVALLKASAE; encoded by the exons ATGGCGACCCCTTCGTGTGCCCCGTCGGACCTGCCTTTGGACCAGCTCAGCCTATACCATGTCTCGGATCCTTCGTTATCGTCCATATTTGTCTTCTACGGGCCCGTATCCACCGCAAATGCAACCGTGAGCAGTTCGCGCATCCAGGCGCATATATTGACACCCGCCGGTTTCCACAGCTACCCGCGTATCACCGTATCCCCCGCAGCACCGCTGTATGCCGCCGTCAATCATTTACCTCGAGATAAGCAAGGCGACGAGGTTTGTCGCGCTCTGGCTGTCAGCATGCTGAAATACTTCGCCGAGTTGTCCGATCCCGCAAAGGAGTGCCTGCAAGCTCTAGCTCGCGCGGGGAAGCCGGGGGGACAAATCCCTAAGATGTTCGATGAGATGCACGCAGCCGACCTAGCAAATCGCATGGTAAAAGTGGAAAATACAACCGATATAGTGCGGGATATCCGTGGCGCGTTTCAGGAACGCAAGATCCCGTGGGTCGATGTCGATGTAGTGCTTCCTTCGGGGACCATCCAACCTCCCGAACAAGCAGAACACGACGCTCACACTGCGGACGAACCAACGGATACGAAGGATACCGCTGACGTTAATTATGGAAAATATTCGGCTCTCATACGGGCTTTAGGGACGCCCATGTTCTTGCCAACCTCTCGACTGAAACGGGCCCCGTCACAACCCACCAATGTCAGCCGGTCCAAGGTTTTCTCTCAGAATCAGAAGCAGTCGCTCCGCCTTACCATGTGCGAGGTAGTAGATACCGAGGAGAGATATGTCAGCAAGCTGTATAGTCTTGTTTGTGAAGTGGCCGAGGAGTTCCGCGCGAGAGCGCAAGGGAAATCGGCATCAAGTACTAGCCCTAACGAGTCCGACTTGGCTACGCTATTTCCCCCATGTTTGAATGAGATTTATAATGTGAATATGGGCTTCTTGGATGTCATTCGCAACGTGTTGGAAGATACGGAAAGGGATGCTATTGCCGACATTACCGAGGACACCGAGTTACCAGCATCCACTTCCCAACGGTCACTTGAAGACGAACCAGATGCAATTGGTGCTGTTGCATTTGCAAATGCGCTCCTCGAATGGTTTCCTAAGTTTTCCCAGCCCTACGGAGATTACATGCGCGCCCACAACGCCTTCACCCAGACGTTGAACTCGTTCATGAGAGACAAGAACTCTAGTTTCTCCAGGCGCGTGTACGAAACTGGGGAACAGAAACTGCGATCGTTATTGATGGAACCTGTTCAACGACTTCCGCGCTATAGCCTATTGATCGATACGATGACAGGCAGCCTGCCTTTGGTACACCCTGCTGTCCGCCCACTATTGAAAGCGCGGGATATAATCAAGGACATCTGCTCGCTTGATGATCCTTCTTCTACTAATCATGACCAAGGATTTCGACGACTAAAAGAGTTGGTGGATGGATGGCCATCCACTATCTTACCCACCGGCCGATTGATTACCGCTGTTGATTTCCACGGGTTGTCGTCACCATATCATTTGGATCTTTCAGATGCTGTCTCGGATGCGGGGATCATGCTGCTATACAAGAATTGTCTTGTGCTTTTATCGAAAGCTCCAGAGAGTCGCATGACGGCACGTGGCCTGATGGCCGAACTAGACAACGCATCTTCTACAGCTCAAGGTGTTGCAGGACCACTTGCCTCTTCAGCAGAGATTCGGGTTGTACAGGTTTATGATCTTCACACCGTACGCTGCATGCAATCCACATGCGGCCGGATCCTCTTTCTTGCTCCTGCATCAGTGGCATCAAAACCTAACCAAAACACCTCTGTGGACCTATTGGCTCTAGAACCGATCTCTATGTATGGAGGTCGTGCTGGTCGAATCGTTGAGGAGATCATTAAAGCAAAGATCGAGGGAAGATTCTccgaaaaggaaagggaGAGTGGAAAGTGGTCGCTCCGAAATCCAACCGGTACAGTTGGCAACCTTGGTATCCTGGCATGTGTATTTGAAGATGAACAAGGTGTGGAGACGAGTCGACCCGCGCCGTCAAAAATTAGAGTCGTCTTTGATACACCAAGGGCGCTCTGCAGCCAGACATTGGGGAATTCAGATTTGGAGGTGATCATATTGGTTTCTCTGCTGGGCGAAGACCAGTATCGGGTGAATGTGGACTCGATAGTAGGTACAGGTTCGTCGGACATCGTCACGGTGGATGGCTTCGTGCCAGTGCTTTCAAAACGCT TGCTGAATATCCTTCAACCCTTGCATGACACCCCAAATAGGCACATGACGGAGTCATTAGTTCATTCCAATTTTGCTATCATCAAATACCTCGCTGGGCATCTTATAGGGCAGTTTAAGACCCCGCGTGGCTTCCGTCCCCCCTCACCAACGAAACTGATTGCAAACCTCCTGGGTGGAGGGCATTCACGAGACAGTAGCACCTCAAGTTCCAAAGCTCCTGGGTCGGCCACTTTACACGGTGAATTCCCCAAAATGCCGCCTCCTCGCGCTCATGTTTCCCGGTCAAATACTTTACCATCTTCATTCCCGGGAAAAGAGGAGACTCCGGTTAAAAATTCCGTCGCAGGCACGACGTCCTCCAAGGTATCGGATAGTCCTTTTACAGTTCTGGAACAGGCGTTTGCTGCCTATGTTTTAGCGCTGCAATCTCGGAGCGGGAACATTGTTGGGCGTACCCTTCGAACAAGGGACAATGTGGACCGATCATCAGTGAACGAGTTATACAACGTCCTGCTGGAGGATCCAGCAAGGCTCCAGGCCGCAGCCGAGGTAGCGGTTGACACACTATTTGTGGCGTTTGAGACATTCATGGCAAATGCATGGAAGGAGCACATGGGACCGGTTATAGATCCCACCGGCTTGCGGATACTCCAGGGCCAGTTTGACGCCATGTTTCCCAGAGAATTTGAGGAATGTTTTCGGAAATTTGTTGCGGATATGAGCCCTCAGAACCGTCGCGCTCTCGCTTCACTTATCCGTCTCCTTGCGGATCTTCTCGATGCTTCTGGAAGTGATGGCGACCGAGGCGCCTTGACAGCCGCTTTTGCGGAGATTTTAACGATCGAAGGTGATCCAATGCAACACGTGTCTCTGCTAGATAGATTAGTGGATGACTTTGATCATCTTTTTGATGAGTTCGTCCCAAGCGGCTCATCACTGGATGGAATCCTGACTGGCGACCTGACCAAACCTACTACCCAAACCCCAGGCTCTGTTGGTTCCAACGCATCGTCCTTCCGCAAGCGCTTTGGCTTCGGCATACACCGAGAAAACTCTGGAGAGGGCAAGGTTGCCTCAATTCTCAGAACTCTCAGCAAAAACAAGGGCCCTAACGACTCAGAACCAGGGACGCCGAGGGGTTCATTGTTAGTGCGCTCAAAGTCGATAGACCTCGACACAAGTTTAAGTTCTCTTCTACGCCCCGGCTCTCGCGATCGCTCTGGTGCTTCTATATCGCAAGAACTTATTCGGCGACCTGAAAGTGCACAAGAAGACCCGCCAACCTCAATAAAGAGTACATCCGGAAGCGGTGTAGTGAGGGTGCGTCGAAAGCGAAGGAGCTCGCTATCCGACTTACGACCAGGGACGGCATCAACAGACGTTTCCAACCTATCGCCAAGTCAAGCCGCCCGTCCCACAACTCCTGGGTCTTCTTCAACTAATCTACAAACCGATCTTCTGACTCCTTCAAAGACTGCTCGACCTCAGACTAGCCATGGTTCAGGGTCCACGAACCGTAGCACCTCACCTTTAAAAGGTAGCCCACCCCCAAGGCAGGGCTCACCTAGCCGGCGATCACCTGTCCGCCCAGTCACACCCAGCCGTAAAGAAAACGTCGACCCAAGATACTCCACAATCGACAGGtctccgaggaagaggattgaAGAATCTCTTTCCCCAAGTCTGGAACCAAAACGCAGGTCTGCAGTTCCCAGCTCCAAGGCCCCTGTGCTGAAAGAGCGACCGGGGCATATTAATGGGTCGGAGACTACTCGTCCGCTATCTTCATCGTCTTTAACCAAATCGCAGAGGTTGCGGCTACAAAGTCCTCAGAAG CTCCGGGACCGCCTTCAAGGCGAGAAAAAGGCACAATCTTTTGCTCAGCTAGGCTTGAAGGATGAACTGGAGCTTATTGGTCAGGAGCTTCGAGGATTTCGGCCATCGCCGACTCGACAGCAGACAGATTCAGAAATTCAAGGCACTTCCGACGACACAAGCGCGGCAGCCCTGTCGGCCCGGATGCGGAATCTCGAACTAGCGTTCGAAACCCTATCAGGCGATCTCAACAACCGAACCTCTACCATGGAGAAGGACCTGGAGTCGTCCCTTGTTGTTAGCGAGAAGCGCGCCAAAAAACTCGATGAGTTGTATCGCGAGGCCAGTGCTGAGAACGAAGCCCTCTATGGTCGATTCAATTCAGAGCTGAGCAAACTTGCCAAAGATGTCCGCACTtcggatggtgaggatgcgTTGAAAACTCAGCTGTCGTCTGCAATGGATGAGATTGGGAGATTAAAGAAAGAGAACTTTAGACTGAAACGCGAAGTTGGGGGCCTTCGAGCCCAGCAAGCAGCAGTGGCGTTGCTCAAGGCGAGCGCTGAATGA